A single window of Scyliorhinus torazame isolate Kashiwa2021f chromosome 29, sScyTor2.1, whole genome shotgun sequence DNA harbors:
- the LOC140404048 gene encoding probable G-protein coupled receptor 146 produces the protein MWSCIQGNFGPNSTFCGDDLCHNVGLILSIASTAYLIVCFPLGLIFNVLVLVVNLRHKLSINMSDVYFTNMALAGLILNLVAFLQLLGPDHLLWPVWTFGRELCMVSFILFNMAALVSIYSATLLSLDCFIEQALPHTYMSSVYNTKHVCSFVWGGAALASFSSLLFYVCSKISEEVNDCSKLQTKELGDAIMFFTGLVVPTAGVGYAFRLILCPRKSHLFQLAESSRLDPSIQRLLLPTVLAQFALWLPYYLTLLVSTAHFVTRARDDMRFANLLHFLRGGCELLAYVSTCAVPMIYKCLQKTFDSRLRLVIQDMQCGLKRGLCNQRGLRQQHIATVSQAELPVE, from the coding sequence ATGTGGAGCTGCATTCAAGGGAACTTTGGACCCAACAGTACGTTCTGTGGAGATGACCTTTGCCATAACGTTGGCCTGATCCTATCTATTGCTTCGACGGCCTACCTCATTGTTTGCTTCCCTCTCGGCCTTATCTTCAACGTGTTGGTTCTTGTTGTCAACCTTCGTCACAAGCTGTCCATCAACATGTCCGACGTCTACTTCACCAATATGGCGTTGGCTGGCTTGATCCTCAACCTGGTCGCTTTCCTGCAGCTTCTGGGCCCCGACCACCTCCTTTGGCCAGTCTGGACGTTTGGCCGGGAGCTCTGCATGGTTTCATTCATCCTGTTCAACATGGCGGCCTTGGTGAGCATCTACTCCGCCACGCTGCTCAGCCTGGACTGCTTCATCGAGCAAGCTTTGCCGCACACCTACATGTCCAGCGTTTACAACACGAAGCACGTGTGCAGTTTTGTCTGGGGTGGCGCCGCCCTGGCCAGCTTCTCCTCCCTGCTCTTCTACGTCTGCAGCAAGATTTCTGAAGAAGTCAACGACTGCTCGAAGCTCCAGACCAAGGAGCTGGGCGACGCCATCATGTTCTTCACTGGCCTGGTGGTCCCCACCGCCGGGGTGGGCTATGCCTTCCGGCTAATTCTCTGCCCCCGGAAGAGCCACCTGTTCCAGTTGGCAGAATCCTCGAGGCTTGACCCTTCCATCCAGAGGCTGCTCCTGCCCACGGTCCTGGCACAGTTTGCCCTGTGGTTGCCGTACTACTTGACCCTTTTGGTGAGCACTGCCCATTTTGTCACGCGAGCCCGGGACGACATGCGGTTCGCCAACCTGCTCCACTTCCTGCGAGGAGGCTGCGAGCTGCTCGCCTACGTGAGCACCTGTGCAGTGCCGATGATCTACAAATGCCTTCAGAAAACCTTCGACAGCCGGCTTAGACTGGTCATTCAGGACATGCAATGCGGACTAAAGCGGGGTCTGTGCAACCAACGTGGGCTACGGCAGCAACACATTGCAACAGTGTCACAGGCAGAACTGCCCGTGGAATGA